In a single window of the Mesoplodon densirostris isolate mMesDen1 chromosome 18, mMesDen1 primary haplotype, whole genome shotgun sequence genome:
- the TP53I13 gene encoding tumor protein p53-inducible protein 13 isoform X5: MAPPPPPPQLLLLAALAGLLGPSEVVAEPAEEAGARCPEGLWPLPPQVLPRVTYTRVSPRQAENVSFLYHPCAHPWLKLQLAFLAHICVARPLLAPDSSLTQDRATALAFTLRSWRPPGVEVASRGPRQLFPGGAKRRGLRAALGLQPTPSALRFRSVSSRSMEAKQPMLGPQGAGDNAPSVPTGPLLLGGPGSSVSSRLEAQVPKGQSSPGVCACPSQASPAARAAAPPPAARGPTPRTEEAAWAAMALTFLLVLLTLATLCTRLHRNFRRGESIYWEPTVDSQDTVAAVLKRRLQMPPRRVKRSRRRPLLPPTPDSGPDGDSSE; encoded by the exons ATGGCGCCTCCTCCGCCTCCGCCCCAACTGCTGCTCCTGGCGGCCCTGGCGGGGCTCCTGGGTCCCAGTGAG GTGGTGGCTGAGCCGGCGGAGGAGGCGGGAGCCCGTTGTCCCGAGGGCCTGTGGCCTCTGCCCCCACAG GTGTTGCCAAGAGTGACCTACACACGGGTGAGTCCACGGCAG gctgagAATGTCAGCTTCCTCTACCATCCCTGTGCCCACCCCTGGCTGAAGCTCCAGCTTGCCTTCCTGGCCCACATTTGCGTGGCCCGGCCCTTACTGGCCCCTGACTCCAGCCTCACCCAGGATCGG GCCACGGCTTTGGCCTTTACTCTGCGGAGCTGGAGGCCCCCAGGCGTAGAGGTGGCATCTAGAGGGCCTAGGCAGCTCTTTCCTGGTGGTGCCAAGAGGCGTGGGCTGCGGGCTGCCCTTGGTCTCCAGCCCACCCCCTCAGCCCTGAGGTTCCGCTCTGTTTCCTCACGGAGCATGGAGGCCAAGCAGCCTATGTTGGGACCCCAGGGTGCAGGGGATAATGCCCCATCTGTGCCTACCGGCCCACTGCTGCTTGGGGGGCCTGGAAGCAGTGTCAGCTCCAGGCTAGAGGCTCAGGTGCCCAAAGGGCAAAGCAGCCCAGGGGTCTGTGCCTGTCCAAGTCAGGCTTCCCCGGCCGCTCGCGCAGCAGCGCCTCCGCCGGCAGCCCGGGGCCCCACCCCGCGCACGGAGGAGGCCGCCTGGGCTGCCATGGCCCTGACCTTCCTGTTGGTGCTGCTCACCCTGGCCACGCTCTGCACGCGGCTGCACCGAAACTTCAGGCGTGGGGAGAGCATCTACTGGGAGCCCACAGTGGACAGCCAGGACACAGTGGCTG CGGTGCTGAAGCGGAGGCTGCAGATGCCCCCTCGCCGGGTCAAGCGCTCCCGCCGGAGACCCCTCCTCCCGCCCACGCCGGACAGCGGCCCGGATGGGGACAGCTCCGAGTga
- the TP53I13 gene encoding tumor protein p53-inducible protein 13 isoform X1 — protein sequence MAPPPPPPQLLLLAALAGLLGPSEVVAEPAEEAGARCPEGLWPLPPQVLPRVTYTRVSPRQAENVSFLYHPCAHPWLKLQLAFLAHICVARPLLAPDSSLTQDRPLVLAAWGVALEMAWVEPAWAAHWLKRRRRRKQKKEKAWFRSDSFSGPYPLVPTPGRGRLCRRGCVQATALAFTLRSWRPPGVEVASRGPRQLFPGGAKRRGLRAALGLQPTPSALRFRSVSSRSMEAKQPMLGPQGAGDNAPSVPTGPLLLGGPGSSVSSRLEAQVPKGQSSPGVCACPSQASPAARAAAPPPAARGPTPRTEEAAWAAMALTFLLVLLTLATLCTRLHRNFRRGESIYWEPTVDSQDTVAAVLKRRLQMPPRRVKRSRRRPLLPPTPDSGPDGDSSE from the exons ATGGCGCCTCCTCCGCCTCCGCCCCAACTGCTGCTCCTGGCGGCCCTGGCGGGGCTCCTGGGTCCCAGTGAG GTGGTGGCTGAGCCGGCGGAGGAGGCGGGAGCCCGTTGTCCCGAGGGCCTGTGGCCTCTGCCCCCACAG GTGTTGCCAAGAGTGACCTACACACGGGTGAGTCCACGGCAG gctgagAATGTCAGCTTCCTCTACCATCCCTGTGCCCACCCCTGGCTGAAGCTCCAGCTTGCCTTCCTGGCCCACATTTGCGTGGCCCGGCCCTTACTGGCCCCTGACTCCAGCCTCACCCAGGATCGG CCCCTGGTACTGGCAGCATGGGGGGTGGCACTGGAGATGGCATGGGTAGAGCCAGCCTGGGCTGCCCACTGGCTGAAGAGGAGGAGGCGGCGGAAGCAAAAGAAGGAGAAAGCATGGTTTCGCTCTGACAGTTTTTCTGGGCCCTATCCCTTGGTGCCAACACCGGGCAGAGGGAGGCTGTGCCGGAGAGGGTGCGTACAG GCCACGGCTTTGGCCTTTACTCTGCGGAGCTGGAGGCCCCCAGGCGTAGAGGTGGCATCTAGAGGGCCTAGGCAGCTCTTTCCTGGTGGTGCCAAGAGGCGTGGGCTGCGGGCTGCCCTTGGTCTCCAGCCCACCCCCTCAGCCCTGAGGTTCCGCTCTGTTTCCTCACGGAGCATGGAGGCCAAGCAGCCTATGTTGGGACCCCAGGGTGCAGGGGATAATGCCCCATCTGTGCCTACCGGCCCACTGCTGCTTGGGGGGCCTGGAAGCAGTGTCAGCTCCAGGCTAGAGGCTCAGGTGCCCAAAGGGCAAAGCAGCCCAGGGGTCTGTGCCTGTCCAAGTCAGGCTTCCCCGGCCGCTCGCGCAGCAGCGCCTCCGCCGGCAGCCCGGGGCCCCACCCCGCGCACGGAGGAGGCCGCCTGGGCTGCCATGGCCCTGACCTTCCTGTTGGTGCTGCTCACCCTGGCCACGCTCTGCACGCGGCTGCACCGAAACTTCAGGCGTGGGGAGAGCATCTACTGGGAGCCCACAGTGGACAGCCAGGACACAGTGGCTG CGGTGCTGAAGCGGAGGCTGCAGATGCCCCCTCGCCGGGTCAAGCGCTCCCGCCGGAGACCCCTCCTCCCGCCCACGCCGGACAGCGGCCCGGATGGGGACAGCTCCGAGTga
- the TP53I13 gene encoding tumor protein p53-inducible protein 13 isoform X2, giving the protein MAPPPPPPQLLLLAALAGLLGPSEVLPRVTYTRVSPRQAENVSFLYHPCAHPWLKLQLAFLAHICVARPLLAPDSSLTQDRPLVLAAWGVALEMAWVEPAWAAHWLKRRRRRKQKKEKAWFRSDSFSGPYPLVPTPGRGRLCRRGCVQATALAFTLRSWRPPGVEVASRGPRQLFPGGAKRRGLRAALGLQPTPSALRFRSVSSRSMEAKQPMLGPQGAGDNAPSVPTGPLLLGGPGSSVSSRLEAQVPKGQSSPGVCACPSQASPAARAAAPPPAARGPTPRTEEAAWAAMALTFLLVLLTLATLCTRLHRNFRRGESIYWEPTVDSQDTVAAVLKRRLQMPPRRVKRSRRRPLLPPTPDSGPDGDSSE; this is encoded by the exons ATGGCGCCTCCTCCGCCTCCGCCCCAACTGCTGCTCCTGGCGGCCCTGGCGGGGCTCCTGGGTCCCAGTGAG GTGTTGCCAAGAGTGACCTACACACGGGTGAGTCCACGGCAG gctgagAATGTCAGCTTCCTCTACCATCCCTGTGCCCACCCCTGGCTGAAGCTCCAGCTTGCCTTCCTGGCCCACATTTGCGTGGCCCGGCCCTTACTGGCCCCTGACTCCAGCCTCACCCAGGATCGG CCCCTGGTACTGGCAGCATGGGGGGTGGCACTGGAGATGGCATGGGTAGAGCCAGCCTGGGCTGCCCACTGGCTGAAGAGGAGGAGGCGGCGGAAGCAAAAGAAGGAGAAAGCATGGTTTCGCTCTGACAGTTTTTCTGGGCCCTATCCCTTGGTGCCAACACCGGGCAGAGGGAGGCTGTGCCGGAGAGGGTGCGTACAG GCCACGGCTTTGGCCTTTACTCTGCGGAGCTGGAGGCCCCCAGGCGTAGAGGTGGCATCTAGAGGGCCTAGGCAGCTCTTTCCTGGTGGTGCCAAGAGGCGTGGGCTGCGGGCTGCCCTTGGTCTCCAGCCCACCCCCTCAGCCCTGAGGTTCCGCTCTGTTTCCTCACGGAGCATGGAGGCCAAGCAGCCTATGTTGGGACCCCAGGGTGCAGGGGATAATGCCCCATCTGTGCCTACCGGCCCACTGCTGCTTGGGGGGCCTGGAAGCAGTGTCAGCTCCAGGCTAGAGGCTCAGGTGCCCAAAGGGCAAAGCAGCCCAGGGGTCTGTGCCTGTCCAAGTCAGGCTTCCCCGGCCGCTCGCGCAGCAGCGCCTCCGCCGGCAGCCCGGGGCCCCACCCCGCGCACGGAGGAGGCCGCCTGGGCTGCCATGGCCCTGACCTTCCTGTTGGTGCTGCTCACCCTGGCCACGCTCTGCACGCGGCTGCACCGAAACTTCAGGCGTGGGGAGAGCATCTACTGGGAGCCCACAGTGGACAGCCAGGACACAGTGGCTG CGGTGCTGAAGCGGAGGCTGCAGATGCCCCCTCGCCGGGTCAAGCGCTCCCGCCGGAGACCCCTCCTCCCGCCCACGCCGGACAGCGGCCCGGATGGGGACAGCTCCGAGTga
- the TP53I13 gene encoding tumor protein p53-inducible protein 13 isoform X4, which produces MAPPPPPPQLLLLAALAGLLGPSEVLPRVTYTRVSPRQPLVLAAWGVALEMAWVEPAWAAHWLKRRRRRKQKKEKAWFRSDSFSGPYPLVPTPGRGRLCRRGCVQATALAFTLRSWRPPGVEVASRGPRQLFPGGAKRRGLRAALGLQPTPSALRFRSVSSRSMEAKQPMLGPQGAGDNAPSVPTGPLLLGGPGSSVSSRLEAQVPKGQSSPGVCACPSQASPAARAAAPPPAARGPTPRTEEAAWAAMALTFLLVLLTLATLCTRLHRNFRRGESIYWEPTVDSQDTVAAVLKRRLQMPPRRVKRSRRRPLLPPTPDSGPDGDSSE; this is translated from the exons ATGGCGCCTCCTCCGCCTCCGCCCCAACTGCTGCTCCTGGCGGCCCTGGCGGGGCTCCTGGGTCCCAGTGAG GTGTTGCCAAGAGTGACCTACACACGGGTGAGTCCACGGCAG CCCCTGGTACTGGCAGCATGGGGGGTGGCACTGGAGATGGCATGGGTAGAGCCAGCCTGGGCTGCCCACTGGCTGAAGAGGAGGAGGCGGCGGAAGCAAAAGAAGGAGAAAGCATGGTTTCGCTCTGACAGTTTTTCTGGGCCCTATCCCTTGGTGCCAACACCGGGCAGAGGGAGGCTGTGCCGGAGAGGGTGCGTACAG GCCACGGCTTTGGCCTTTACTCTGCGGAGCTGGAGGCCCCCAGGCGTAGAGGTGGCATCTAGAGGGCCTAGGCAGCTCTTTCCTGGTGGTGCCAAGAGGCGTGGGCTGCGGGCTGCCCTTGGTCTCCAGCCCACCCCCTCAGCCCTGAGGTTCCGCTCTGTTTCCTCACGGAGCATGGAGGCCAAGCAGCCTATGTTGGGACCCCAGGGTGCAGGGGATAATGCCCCATCTGTGCCTACCGGCCCACTGCTGCTTGGGGGGCCTGGAAGCAGTGTCAGCTCCAGGCTAGAGGCTCAGGTGCCCAAAGGGCAAAGCAGCCCAGGGGTCTGTGCCTGTCCAAGTCAGGCTTCCCCGGCCGCTCGCGCAGCAGCGCCTCCGCCGGCAGCCCGGGGCCCCACCCCGCGCACGGAGGAGGCCGCCTGGGCTGCCATGGCCCTGACCTTCCTGTTGGTGCTGCTCACCCTGGCCACGCTCTGCACGCGGCTGCACCGAAACTTCAGGCGTGGGGAGAGCATCTACTGGGAGCCCACAGTGGACAGCCAGGACACAGTGGCTG CGGTGCTGAAGCGGAGGCTGCAGATGCCCCCTCGCCGGGTCAAGCGCTCCCGCCGGAGACCCCTCCTCCCGCCCACGCCGGACAGCGGCCCGGATGGGGACAGCTCCGAGTga
- the TP53I13 gene encoding tumor protein p53-inducible protein 13 isoform X3: MAPPPPPPQLLLLAALAGLLGPSEVVAEPAEEAGARCPEGLWPLPPQVLPRVTYTRVSPRQPLVLAAWGVALEMAWVEPAWAAHWLKRRRRRKQKKEKAWFRSDSFSGPYPLVPTPGRGRLCRRGCVQATALAFTLRSWRPPGVEVASRGPRQLFPGGAKRRGLRAALGLQPTPSALRFRSVSSRSMEAKQPMLGPQGAGDNAPSVPTGPLLLGGPGSSVSSRLEAQVPKGQSSPGVCACPSQASPAARAAAPPPAARGPTPRTEEAAWAAMALTFLLVLLTLATLCTRLHRNFRRGESIYWEPTVDSQDTVAAVLKRRLQMPPRRVKRSRRRPLLPPTPDSGPDGDSSE, translated from the exons ATGGCGCCTCCTCCGCCTCCGCCCCAACTGCTGCTCCTGGCGGCCCTGGCGGGGCTCCTGGGTCCCAGTGAG GTGGTGGCTGAGCCGGCGGAGGAGGCGGGAGCCCGTTGTCCCGAGGGCCTGTGGCCTCTGCCCCCACAG GTGTTGCCAAGAGTGACCTACACACGGGTGAGTCCACGGCAG CCCCTGGTACTGGCAGCATGGGGGGTGGCACTGGAGATGGCATGGGTAGAGCCAGCCTGGGCTGCCCACTGGCTGAAGAGGAGGAGGCGGCGGAAGCAAAAGAAGGAGAAAGCATGGTTTCGCTCTGACAGTTTTTCTGGGCCCTATCCCTTGGTGCCAACACCGGGCAGAGGGAGGCTGTGCCGGAGAGGGTGCGTACAG GCCACGGCTTTGGCCTTTACTCTGCGGAGCTGGAGGCCCCCAGGCGTAGAGGTGGCATCTAGAGGGCCTAGGCAGCTCTTTCCTGGTGGTGCCAAGAGGCGTGGGCTGCGGGCTGCCCTTGGTCTCCAGCCCACCCCCTCAGCCCTGAGGTTCCGCTCTGTTTCCTCACGGAGCATGGAGGCCAAGCAGCCTATGTTGGGACCCCAGGGTGCAGGGGATAATGCCCCATCTGTGCCTACCGGCCCACTGCTGCTTGGGGGGCCTGGAAGCAGTGTCAGCTCCAGGCTAGAGGCTCAGGTGCCCAAAGGGCAAAGCAGCCCAGGGGTCTGTGCCTGTCCAAGTCAGGCTTCCCCGGCCGCTCGCGCAGCAGCGCCTCCGCCGGCAGCCCGGGGCCCCACCCCGCGCACGGAGGAGGCCGCCTGGGCTGCCATGGCCCTGACCTTCCTGTTGGTGCTGCTCACCCTGGCCACGCTCTGCACGCGGCTGCACCGAAACTTCAGGCGTGGGGAGAGCATCTACTGGGAGCCCACAGTGGACAGCCAGGACACAGTGGCTG CGGTGCTGAAGCGGAGGCTGCAGATGCCCCCTCGCCGGGTCAAGCGCTCCCGCCGGAGACCCCTCCTCCCGCCCACGCCGGACAGCGGCCCGGATGGGGACAGCTCCGAGTga